Part of the Bacillus cereus group sp. RP43 genome is shown below.
TTGCTTAAATACTCTTGCACTCCTGGAGAAATGTTAAAGTTATTAGGACCTTTATATTCGATAGTAAACTCTCCATCTTCAATTGTTTCAAAGGCGATTGCATAGCTATTCATTTTAGCATCGTAAGAAGTATTTTTGACTTCTGCATCTAGATCAAAGTATTTTGTAATATATTCTTTTGATTCCGTAACTGCTGTTTGTTTTCCCCAAGGGGTACCATAACTTGTGAAATAAAGAGATACACCGATAACTCCAATGATAGAAGTTAGTAAGAGAGTTCTTATTGTTATTTTTTTGTTTTTTGTATTCAATTTAGTTCCCTCCAATTAATATGAATTTATCTTAACGTATTTTCTCATAAAATACCATTTAGTAGAAAATAGTTTCACATGAAACAAGTTACAGAAAAAGACAAGGTGCATAAACACCTTGTCTTTTTCTGTCGTTACATTTGGGGAGCTTCCATTCCAGTAGCAGCCCATTCTTCTTTTGCAGGACCATAAACGCCAGGGACTGTTAAGCCAGCTTGACGCATTAAAACAGTCATCTGTCCGCGGTGGTGATTTTGATGATTGATGAGTGTCATTAAAAATATAGAATTCGGCATAGGACGACCAAAGAAGTTATTAATAGTAGCTAAGTCTTTATCAGTCCACTCACTTTGAAGTGCTTCAATAAAAGCCGTATTCACTTTGCGATACCCATCTGCAATTGTTTTTGCTGAAGTTGGTACAGGATAATCTTTCGTTTCTCCTTCAAACTTAAGTCCTGTCCCTGATAGCATAACAGGAAGTGCTGTAACGATATGCCAAGCGACTCTCCCTAAAGTCCAGTGCCCAGGTGCAATTTCCTGTGATAAAGATTCATCAGTTAATACATCGAGCATCTTTTGAGTAGACTCAGCCTCGTATGTCCATGATTGTAGAAAACCTTCAATAGTTTGGTACATATTTATCCCTCCTAGTTATGTTCATAGGTTACATTCGTGAAAAAAAGATAGTTTCCTTTTAACCTATCAGAACGAATAAAAAAGAGGCTTCTCATATTAAGAAGCCTCTTTTTTTAACCAACCTTCTTCCCACTCTTCCTCATCAACCATAAGAAATAAGGTGCTCCAAGTACAGCAACGACAAGGCCAGAAGGGATTTCTTTCGGATATGCAATCGTTCGTCCGAGTAAATCAGCAACGGAAAGAAGGATTGCTCCAAACAGTGCTGAACAAACGAATAGTCTTTGATGATTCATGCCAACAACGATCCGCGCTAAGTGCGGTGCAACAAGGCCTAAAAAGGCGATAGTACCGACAGCAGCGATATTGACTGATGCAAGTAGTGTCGCTAAAACAATTAGAGCAAGACGCGTTTTATTTACAGGCTGTCCGAGTCCGGTTGCTAAATCATCGCCAAGCACAAGAACGTCGAGTTGTTTCATTAAGAAAAATATAATTGGTACGAGAATCAGCGATGGATATAGAATGATATTTTCTAAGTGATTCCATCCTCTTGCATAAGTACTGCCTGACAACCACGTTAAAGCAGCAGCCACGTTTAAATTCGCCCTAACGATAAAGATTTGAATAATCGCTGAACCGAGCGCCGAAATGCCAATTCCTATTAAAGCAAGAGCTGTTGGACTAAATCCTGATTTCCATGAGAAGAAAAGGACAATTCCAACTGCAAGTAGTCCACCAATAAATGCACCAATTGGTAGGAAGAAACCAGGAAGTGCAGGGAAGACATACATAATGGTTAAAGCACCAACACCTGCTCCCGATGAAATACCAATAATAGAAGGATCAGCAAGTGGATTTCGTAATATACCTTGGAAAACAAGTCCGCTTATCGCAAGACATGCTCCAGCAATAGCGGCAACGAGCATTCTTGGTAAACGAAGATTCATCATCATATTTTTATCAAATTGTGTTAATTGTCCTGTTATGACATTTGTAATACTTTCGATATAAGAGTTGCTACCGATTGCAACGCCAAGAGAAATCGTCACAATACAAAGCATGATAGATATAATGATTACCTTTTTATAAGAGTAATAGCGAGAACTAGCTCCAGCTGCATTAGCTCCATTATCATTCATATATTGTTTCGATTTCATCATGCGATACACTAAATAAATAAGCCAAGGTGATCCAATCATTGCTGTAACTGCCCCAACAGGTAATTCTGCACCAGTTGGATCAATTAATCTACCAACAACATCTGCTCCTAGTAATAATATTGCTCCCCATAAGAATGAGGAGAGAAGGAGGGTAAAGTGTTGACGATAACCAATAAGGCGCATTAAGTGTGGTGCAACTAAGCCGACAAACCCAATCGGTCCAACAACAGTTACAATTACTGCTGTTAAAAAGATTGCAGCGATGAACGCGATAAACCGTGTTACTGCGGTTTTCTCTCCAAGTGAAACAGCTACATCATCGCCGAGTAAGAGGATATTAAGCTTACGTGACATGAATAGTAAAACTAGGAAAGAAAAAATAATGAATGGAAATGCGAATTGAACACCGTTCCAGTTATTTTGAATAAGGGACCCAGCTCCCCATAAAAACAAACCGGCTGTTTCATTTTCATAGAAAAGTTGCATCGTTCCAGTAAAAGCTGAAAGCATTAATGTAACGACCATACCAGCTAAAGCCATACGAAGTGGAGTGCCTTTTTTTCCGCCAGAAATACGGTACACAAATAAAGCAGTAATTGCACCACCGATAAATGTGAAAAGAAGAGAGTTAATTTGTAACCCTTTCGGTAAAAAAATAGTAGCGGTTACTAGAAAGAAATATGCACCAGAATGAATTCCCATTGTACTGGCTTCAGCAAGTGGGTTTTTCGTTAAAGTTTGTAAAATGACCCCAGATGCAGCAAGAGCCCCTCCAGCTAAAATAGCAATTACAGCTCTAGGTAATCGAAGCATGATTAAAGTTTGATGTTCTAGGGATTGGTTCGGTGAGATAAGAGCATCGATAATCATACTATAGGAAATGTTTGCTTGCCCTTGTCCGATATGAATAAAGAAAAGGAGGAGCAAGAGAGCTGCTCCTCCTCCGAATACAAGACTTGCTCGAAGTGTATGTTGTAAGCTATTCATCGTTTCATCACTTCTTCGCAGTCATTACATCTGCTACTTGTTTTGCTAAAGATTTTGCAGATTCAGGACCACCGAAAATCCAAGTGTCGCCTTTTAATTTATACATTTTGTTTTCTTTTTTGAACTTTAACTCTTCCCAAGCAGGGTTACCTTTTAATTGAGTATCAAAAATGTTATCTTCATCAGCTACAATGTAAATGAAGTTGGAATCTTGTACACTTTGTAATGATTCTACAGTTGTTTGTTTAAAACCATCTGCCTCAGATTTACCTGGTTCAAAAGTATTTGTTAAACCTAATTTTTTTGTAACCTGTAAAGCTGTAGAATTGTCAGTTAAAATACGGAATGTTGGCACATTTTTAGCTGTAAATGCTTGTGCCATTGCAATGTTTTTATCTTTTAACCCTGCTTTGTCAATTTTTGCTTTTGCATCAGCAAATGTTTTATCCATATCAGCTAATACTTTTTTACCTTCTTCTTCTTTTCCAACTGCTTTTGCAATTTGTTTAAATGTTTCTGTCATTTCTGCAAAGTGATCGTTATTGCTTGTTGATGGATCAAACATAACTGTTGGTGCAATTTGTTCTAATTCATTTTTAATAGCTTTACTACGGAATGATGCAGTGATAATTAAATCTGGTTTTAGACGGCTAATTTCTTCTAAATTCGGTTGTTGACGTGTTCCTACATCTACAACATCTTTACTTGGTTTTGTTTCTGTATTTACCCATTTATTATAATTCTTAATGTCTGCCATCCCTACTGGCTGAACACCAAGTGCTAATAAGTCTTCTGAATATACCCACTCAAGTACAACAACTTTTTTCGCTGGTTTATCTAACTTTGTTTCCCCTTCAGCATGTTTAATTGTTATAGCTTGATTTTTATTGTCCGCTTTTGTTTCTTTTTTCTCTTCTTTCTGTTGTCCGCATCCGACAACGAATAGAAGAACTACCATGAAAATGCTAAGAATTTTCTTCATCTTCTGCCCCCAAATGAATTATTTTATATGCAATGCACGATATTGAAAATCGTTATCAATTACAACAACCAAATCATACTATGAGGATATTTTAAGTGTCAATATTTTTTAAAAATTTCGACGAAAAATAACGAATTATACGAATTTTGATATATGAGATTGAAATCCATATGTGTATGAAAAATGCAGAAAAGGAATTTCGTTTAAGCAGGAAGGCGAATGTACAAGCAAAAAGAGAGAGTGTCGCATGTAATAGTTACTAGAATATACGGAATAAACCTGTGTTTATCTCCATTGATGAAAGTTTCTTTTTATTATTCGGTAGATGTATTTTAATTCGTTGTTTATATTTAAACGATTGAATTTGAAGGAAGGGATCAACATGTCTTCATGGCGCAATGATACGAATGGATATTGTGGGTGTAATCAAAACGGTGTACATGTTGATTCATGCTGTTTTAGTTGCGATGGGACAGTTCCTAAGCTTGGTCCAACAGGTCCAACGGGAGCGACAGGAATAATGGGAGCAACAGGCCCAACAGGTGACACAGGTCCAACGGGAGCGACAGGAATAATGGGAGCAACAGGCCCAACAGGTGACACAGGTCCAACGGGAGCGACAGGAATAACGGGAGCGACAGGTCCAACGGGAGCGACAGGAATAACGGGAACAACGGGAGCAACAGGTCCAACAGGAGCGACAGGAATAACGGGAGCAACAGGTCCAACGGGAGCGACAGGAATAATGGGAGCAACAGGCCCAACAGGTGACACAGGTCCAACGGGAGCGACAGGAATAACAGGAGCGACAGGAATAACGGGAGCGACAGGTCCAACGGGAGCGACAGGAATAACGGGAACAACGGGAGCAACAGGTCCAACAGGAGCGACAGGAATAACGGGAGCAACAGGTCCAACGGGAGCGACAGGAATAACGGGAGCAACGGGAGCAACGGGAACAACGGGAGCAACAGGGCCAACAGGAGCAACGGGAGTGACGGGAGCAACAGGAGCGACAGGAATAACGGGAGCGACAGGAATAACGGGAGCGACAGGAATAACGGGAGCAACAGGTCCAACGGGAGCGACAGGAATAACGGGAGCAACGGGAGCAACGGGAGCAACGGGAGCAACAGGGGCAACAGGAGCAACAGGAGCGACAGGAATAACGGGAGCAACAGGTCCAACAGGCCCAACAGGCGAAACGGGAGCAACAGGCACAAGTATAACGGCAACATACGCGTTTGCGAATAATACGTCGGGTACGGCAATATCAGTATTACTTGGTGGAACAAATGTCCCGCTTCCAAATAATCAAAATATCGGTCCAGGAATTACAGTGTCTGGGGGGAACACAGTATTTACAGCTGCAAATGCAGGGAATTATTATATTTCATATACAATTAATATAACGGCTTCATTGTTAGTCAGTTCGCGAATTACAATTAATGGCGCACCGCTTGCTGGGACTATCAATTCCCCTGCATTAGCAACTACATCATTTAGTGCAACAATTATTACGACTCTTGCGGCGGGGAGTGCAATTAGTTTGCAGTTGTTTGGTTTATTAGCTGTAGCAACATTATCAACGACTACACCTGGTGCCGTTTTAACGATTATAAGATTAAGTTAAGTAACGTGAACTCTCTTGTTTTTTTAAAATTAGGAGAGTTTCTACATATAATTAAGAAGTTAATGAAGTAAAGCATAGTTATATAAAAGTCAGAATATTATGATTGTAACGTTGTTATGACTATAATATAATGAAAACAACCATCATGAATGAACATTCATTTATTTTTTATGTATTTGAAGGGGGAATGAAGGTGGAAAAACCTTGGTTGAAAAGTTATCCAGAGGAAATTCCTAGTACTATTTCTTATGATATTCAGCCACTTCATGGATATTTAGAGAAAACAGCTTCTCGTTATCCAGAAAAGAAAGCGCTTCATTTTTTAGGCAAAGATGTTACATTTTCAGATTTCCATGACAAGGTAAAGAAGTTTGCGAATTATCTTCAAAGGCTTGGTGTTGAAAAGGGAGATAGAGTTGCGATTATGTTGCCGAATTGTCCGCAATCTGTAATCGGTTATTATGGTACTTTGCTTGCGGGGGGGATTGTAGTACAAACGAATCCTCTTTATACAGAAAGAGAGCTTGAGTACCAACTTCATGACTCGGGGGCAAAAGTCATTCTTTGCCTTGATTTAGTGTTTCCGAGAGTTACTAATGTTCAAAATGCCACAAAGCTGGAGCACATTATCGTAACTCGTATTGCAGATTTCTTACCATTTCCTAAAAATTTACTTTATCCATTTGTACAAAAAAAGCAGGCGAATCTTGTTGTGAATGTGTCGGAAAGCGAAACGATTCATCTATGGAAATCAGTAGAAAGGGAAAGTACTGCTGATGTTGAGGTTCCCTGTGATCCTGAAAATGATCTAGCTCTTTTGCAGTATACGGGGGGAACGACAGGATTTCCAAAAGGGGTTATGCTGACGCATAAAAACCTCGTTTCGAACACTTTAATGGGAGCACATTGGTTATATAATTGTAAAGAGGGAGAAGAAGTGATCCTTGGTGTCCTTCCGTTTTTTCATGTGTACGGAATGACAGCTGTAATGAATTTAAGTATTATGCAAGGGTATAAAATGGTGCTTATTCCGAAGTTTGATATGAAAATGGTTTTTGAAGCAATTAAAAAACATAAAGTTACACTATTTCCAGGAGCGCCGACCATTTATATTGCTCTATTAAATAGCCCTCTTTTAAAAGAATATGATATTTCTTCTATTCAGGCTTGTATTAGTGGCTCTGCACCGCTTCCTGTAGAAGTACAGGAGGAGTTTGAGAGCGTTACAGGTGGTAAACTAGTAGAAGGTTATGGATTAACGGAGTCATCACCCGTTACACATGGGAATTTCTTGTGGGAAAAACGTGTGCCAGGAAGTATTGGGGTACCGTGGCCAGATACGGAGGCAATTATCATGTCACTTGAAACAGGAGAGGCATTACCTCCAGGTGAAATCGGTGAAATAGTTGTTAAAGGCCCACAAATTATGAAAGGGTATTGGAATAAGCCAGAAGAAACGGCGGCTGTATTGCAAGATGGCTGGCTTCATACAGGTGATGTAGGATACATGGATGAGGATGGCTTTTTCTATGTGAAAGATCGTAAGAAAGATATGATTGTTGCTAGCGGTTTTAACGTATATCCTCGTGAAGTAGAAGAAGTGTTATATGAACACGAAAAGGTGCAAGAAGTAGTGACGATCGGTGTTCCTGATCCGTACAGAGGGGAAACTGTAAAAGCATTTGTTGTTTTGAAAGAAGGCGCTGAATGTTCTGAAGAGGAATTAGATCAGTTTGCACGTAAATATTTAGCGGCTTATAAGGTACCGAAAGTATACGAGTTTAGAGATGAATTGCCGAAAACGACAGTAGGGAAAATTTTGCGCCGCGTCCTAATAGATGAAGAGAAGAGAAAGAATGAGGATGAGCAAACGGGCTAAGGCCCTTTCTTTTTGAAAAAATAGGATTGACACTTTTCTAAATAGTCAGTATTATAAGAATATGAATGACTATTCATTCAGTCATCTTCTTGAAGGGGACAGTAAAGTGAAGAAAAATAGACCGAAATACAATCAAATTATTGATGCGGCAGTCATTGTGATTGCGGAGAATGGATACCATCAAGCGCAAGTTTCTAAAATTGCAAAGCAAGCTGGGGTAGCTGATGGCACGATTTATTTATATTTTAAAAATAAAGAAGATATATTAATATCCTTATTCCAAGAGAAGATGGGAGAATTTGTTGAAACAATTCGTCAAAAAACAGCAGGAATTGAAAGCGCTATAGCGAAGTTATTCATGTTGGTAGAAACGCACTTCTTGCTGTTATCACAAAATGATCCTCTTGCTATCGTTACGCAATTAGAGCTAAGACAGTCCAATCAAGACTTGCGCCTTAAAATAAATGAAGTATTAAAAGGCTACTTACAAGTTATGGATGAGATTTTAGAGACAGGTATAAAGCAAGGTGAGTTTCAGGCGGACTTAAATGTTCGTGTGGCAAGACAAATGATCTTTGGAACAGTAGATGAAGTTGTGACCAATTGGGTAATGAGCGATCATAAGTATGATCTGGTCGCACTTTCAAAAACGGTACATGGGCTACTTATTGCAGCTTGTGGTTATCGTCAATAATGGGAGGGATCATGTTGAAATTCCTATCTGTAAGAGTTGAAGACCATATTGCGGTGGCGACGTTAAATCACGGGCCAGCGAATGCGATGTCTTCACAAGTTATGCATGACGTTACTGAGTTAATTGACCAAGTGGAAAAGGATGATAACATTCGTGTTGTTGTTATCCACGGTGAAGGGCGATTCTTCTCAGCAGGAGCAGATATTAAAGAATTTACATCTGTTACTGAAGCGAAGCAAGCGACAGAATTAGCACAGCTTGGACAAGTTACGTTTGAGCGTGTTGAAAAATGTTCAAAACCAGTTATCGCGGCAATTCATGGAGCGGCACTTGGCGGCGGCCTTGAGTTTGCTATGTCTTGCCACATGCGCTTTGTAACTGAAAGTGCAAAACTTGGTTTACCTGAATTAACACTTGGATTAATTCCTGGTTTTGCAGGTACACAGCGCTTACCACGTTATGTTGGGAAAGCGAAAGCTTGTGAAATGATGTTAACGAGTACACCAATTACTGGTGCAGAAGCATTAAAATGGGGACTTGTTAACGGAGTGTTTTCTGAAGAAACACTTTTAGACGATACACTTAAAGTTGCAAAACAAATTGCTGGAAAAAGTCTAGCAACAACTCGTGCTGTGCTAGAGTTATTGCAAACGACAAAATCGTCTCATTATTACGAAGGTGTACAGCGCGAAGCTCAAATCTTCGGTGAAGTATTTACGAGTGAAGATGGAAGAGAAGGTGTAGCAGCGTTTTTAGAAAAACGTAAGCCTTCGTTTAGTGGTAGGTAGTTCAATTATTTTTTTAATATAAATTAACAGAATTTTAAAATTGATAGAATCTTTCTGAAAAAATAAGGGGGTAAATGGAATGAACATCTACGTACTCATGAAACGAACATTTGATACAGAAGAAAAAATCGTAATTAAAAACGGTGCAATTTACGATGGCGAAGCGGAATTCATCATCAACCCTTACGATGAATATGCGATTGAAGAAGCAATTCAAGTAAGAGACGCACAAGGTGGAGAAGTTACTGTCGTAACAGTTGGTGGCGAAGATAGTGAGAAAGAACTTCGTACAGCATTAGCGATGGGCTGTGATAAAGCGGTATTAATTAATATTGAAGATGATGTTGAAAATGGCGATCAGTTTACAACAGCAAAAGTACTTGCTGAATATTTAAAAGATAAAGATGCAGATTTAATTTTAGGTGGAAACGTTGCGATTGACGGTGCATCTGGACAAGTTGGTCCACGCGTAGCTGAAGCGTTAAATATTCCGTACGTAACGACAATTACAAAACTTGAGATTGACGGTACAAACGTGAAGATTGAGCGTGACGTTGAAGGTGATACAGAAGTTATTGAAACGACATTACCAGTTTTAGTAACAGCACAACAAGGTTTAAACGAACCGCGTTATCCATCGCTTCCAGGTATTATGAAAGCGAAGAAAAAGCCGCTGGAAGAAGTAGCATTAGATGATTTAGATTTAGAAGAAGATGATGTGGAAGCAAAGACAAAAACAATTGAAATCTATTTGCCTCCTAAGAAAGATGCAGGAAAAGTGTTACAAGGCGAGCTGCAAGATCAAGTAAAAGAACTTGTATCGTTGCTCCATACAGAAGCGAAAGTAATCTAATAAAATACGAAATTATATATGCAGGAGGGAAAATCTATGGCTCGTAAAGTATTAGTAATGGGTGAAGTTCGTGACGGATCGCTACGTAACGTTTCGTTTGAAGCGGTAGCAGCAGCAAAAACAATTGCAGAAGGCGGTGAAGTGGTAGGTCTTCTAGTTGGAGACAGCGTTACCTCTTTTGCAAATGAATTGATTCATTACGGTGCAGATCGCGTTGTGACAGTTGAAAATGATAAATTAAAATCATATACATCTGATGGTTACGCACAAGCGTTTTTAGCTGTATATGCTGAAGAAAAGCCAGAAGGTATTGTATTTGGACATACAGCACTTGGTAAAGATTTATCACCAAAATTAGCAGCGAAACTTGAAGCTGGTCTAATTTCTGACGTAACTGCTTTAGAAGTTGAAGGTGGAAATGTTATCTTCACTCGCCCGATTTACTCTGGTAAAGCGTTTGAGAAGAAGATTGTAACAGATGGTATCTTATTTGCGACAGTGCGTCCAAATAACATTGCAACTCTTGAAAAAGACGAGTCTCGCACAGGTGACGTGTCTTCTATTACAGTAGATGTGAAAGATTTACGTACAATCATTCAAGATGTTGTCCGTAAAACTGCAGAAGGTGTTGATCTTTCAGAAGCGAAAGTTATTATCGCTGGCGGACGTGGTGTGAAGAGTGAAGATGGATTTAAGCCATTAAAAGAGTTAGCTGATGTACTAGGTGGCGCTGTTGGAGCATCTCGTGGTGCTTGTGACGCTGAGTATTGCGATTACTCATTACAAATTGGTCAAACGGGTAAAGTAGTTACGCCAGATTTATACATTGCATGCGGTATTTCTGGTGCGATTCAGCATTTAGCTGGTATGTCTAACTCAAAAATAATCGTTGCAATTAATAAAGATCCAGAAGCAAGTATCTTCAAAGTAGCTGACTATGGTATTGTCGGTGACTTATTCGAAGTCTTACCTCTTTTAACAGAAGAGTTTAAAAAGTTAAAAGTACATTCATGATTTGAGTACCCTTGAGTTCCAAGTGAAGTACCCCTATATATAGAAAAAGGTGAGGGATCCCCTGTCCCTCATCTTTTTAGTATTTCATCCATATTTTTATATAGTATAAAGGAACATTTTTTTGTTACAATACATAACGATACATATTATTCGCCACGTATATAAGTTAATGATATACTCTTGGTAGAATATACTTGAAGGAGGAAATAAAATGGCAATTATAAACGCAAATGACCAAAGCTTCGCAGCTGAAACTAGCGAAGGTGTTGTATTATTAGATTTCTGGGCACCTTGGTGTGGACCTTGTAAAATGATCGCTCCTGTATTAGAGGAAATCGATTCAGAATTAGGCGAAAAAGTAAAAGTAGTAAAAGTAGACGTTGATGAAAATCAAGAAACTGCTCGTCAATTTGAAGTAATGAGCATTCCAGCTCTTTTCGTATTAAAAGACGGTAAAGTAGTTGATCAAGCGTTAGGTTACAAACCGAAAGAAGCATTAGTAGAATTAGTTTCTAAACACTTCTAAAATAAAGAAGCTGCCATTTGGTAGCTTTTTTTATTTTCTTTTTTACAACCTTTCCGTTACAATAAAAGAACGTATGTTGGGTGTTTTGGCATAGTATGTTTTTATGTGAAAATAAAAATGATAAGCATGTAGAAATGGAGGGAGACGAGTGCACGAGCATTTAAAAGAGAAGTTAGCAATTTTGCCCGATCAACCTGGTTGTTATTTAATGAAGGATAAGCAGGGAACGGTTATATACGTCGGAAAAGCAAAGGTACTCAAAAATCGTGTGCGCTCGTACTTTACTGGTTCACATGATGGGAAAACACTTCGGCTTGTTGGAGAAATTGTTGATTTTGAATATATTGTGACTTCCTCAAATTTGGAGGCTCTTATTTTAGAGTTAAATTTAATAAAAAAATATGATCCAAAATATAATATTCAATTAAAAGATGATAAAACATATCCTTTCATTAAAATTACAGCTGAAAAACAGCCACGCTTACTCATTACGCGAAACGTAAAAAAGGATAAAGGAAAATATTTTGGCCCTTATCCGAATGCGCAATCAGCTCATGAAACGAAAAAATTGCTAGATCGAATGTATCCGCTTCGTAAATGTTCAAATATGCCAGATAAAGTTTGCTTATATTATCATATGGGTCAATGTTTAGCGCCTTGTGTGAAAGAAGTAACGGAAGAGCAAAATAAAGAAATTGTAGATGAAATTATTAAGTTTTTAAATGGTGGACATAAAGAAATTCGATCAAAATTAGAAACAAAGATGTATGAGGCTTCCGAGAAACTAGAATTTGAACGGGCGAAAGAGTTGCGAGATCAAATTGCTCATATTGATGCAATTATGGAAAAGCAAAAGATGATTATGAGTGATTTAGTGGATCGTGATGTGTTTGGATATGCAGTTGATAAAGGGTGGATGTGTGTTCAAGTTTTCTTCGTTCGAAAAGGAAAGTTAATTGAGCGCGATGTTTCCATGTTCCCGATATATGATGAACCTGAAGAGGGTTTTTTAACTTTTATCGGTCAATTTTATGAAAACAGTAGTCATTTCAAGCCGAAGGAAATTGTTGTTCCAGGAAGTATAGATTCGGAATTAGTAGAGCGCTTTTTAGAGGTTGAAGCGACACAGCCGAAGCGTGGGAAGAAAAAAGATCTTGTGGAATTAGCAAATAAAAATGCAAAAATTGCACTAGAAGAGAAATTTCACTTAATTGAACGTGATGAAGAACGGACGATTAAAGCTGTTGATAATTTAGGGAAGCAACTCGGGATTGAAACACCATATCGTATTGAAGCGTTTGATAACTCGAATATTCAAGGGACAAATCCTGTTTCAGCAATGATTGCTTTTATCGATGGGAAACCAGCGAAGAAAGAATATCGGAAATATAAAATTAAAACGGTCCAAGGGCCAGATGATTACGAGTCTATGAGGGAAGTTGTGAGACGCCGTTATACGAGAGCATTAAAGGAAAATTTACCTTTGCCAGATTTAATAATTATCGATGGGGGAAAAGGACATCTCGCGGCTACAAGTGATGTTCTTGAAAACGAGCTTGGATTATATATTCCAATGGCAGGACTTGTAAAAGATGAAAAACATAAA
Proteins encoded:
- a CDS encoding DinB family protein encodes the protein MYQTIEGFLQSWTYEAESTQKMLDVLTDESLSQEIAPGHWTLGRVAWHIVTALPVMLSGTGLKFEGETKDYPVPTSAKTIADGYRKVNTAFIEALQSEWTDKDLATINNFFGRPMPNSIFLMTLINHQNHHRGQMTVLMRQAGLTVPGVYGPAKEEWAATGMEAPQM
- the fhuB gene encoding Fe(3+)-hydroxamate ABC transporter permease FhuB, with the protein product MNSLQHTLRASLVFGGGAALLLLLFFIHIGQGQANISYSMIIDALISPNQSLEHQTLIMLRLPRAVIAILAGGALAASGVILQTLTKNPLAEASTMGIHSGAYFFLVTATIFLPKGLQINSLLFTFIGGAITALFVYRISGGKKGTPLRMALAGMVVTLMLSAFTGTMQLFYENETAGLFLWGAGSLIQNNWNGVQFAFPFIIFSFLVLLFMSRKLNILLLGDDVAVSLGEKTAVTRFIAFIAAIFLTAVIVTVVGPIGFVGLVAPHLMRLIGYRQHFTLLLSSFLWGAILLLGADVVGRLIDPTGAELPVGAVTAMIGSPWLIYLVYRMMKSKQYMNDNGANAAGASSRYYSYKKVIIISIMLCIVTISLGVAIGSNSYIESITNVITGQLTQFDKNMMMNLRLPRMLVAAIAGACLAISGLVFQGILRNPLADPSIIGISSGAGVGALTIMYVFPALPGFFLPIGAFIGGLLAVGIVLFFSWKSGFSPTALALIGIGISALGSAIIQIFIVRANLNVAAALTWLSGSTYARGWNHLENIILYPSLILVPIIFFLMKQLDVLVLGDDLATGLGQPVNKTRLALIVLATLLASVNIAAVGTIAFLGLVAPHLARIVVGMNHQRLFVCSALFGAILLSVADLLGRTIAYPKEIPSGLVVAVLGAPYFLWLMRKSGKKVG
- a CDS encoding ABC transporter substrate-binding protein, whose translation is MKKILSIFMVVLLFVVGCGQQKEEKKETKADNKNQAITIKHAEGETKLDKPAKKVVVLEWVYSEDLLALGVQPVGMADIKNYNKWVNTETKPSKDVVDVGTRQQPNLEEISRLKPDLIITASFRSKAIKNELEQIAPTVMFDPSTSNNDHFAEMTETFKQIAKAVGKEEEGKKVLADMDKTFADAKAKIDKAGLKDKNIAMAQAFTAKNVPTFRILTDNSTALQVTKKLGLTNTFEPGKSEADGFKQTTVESLQSVQDSNFIYIVADEDNIFDTQLKGNPAWEELKFKKENKMYKLKGDTWIFGGPESAKSLAKQVADVMTAKK
- a CDS encoding collagen-like protein; translated protein: MSSWRNDTNGYCGCNQNGVHVDSCCFSCDGTVPKLGPTGPTGATGIMGATGPTGDTGPTGATGIMGATGPTGDTGPTGATGITGATGPTGATGITGTTGATGPTGATGITGATGPTGATGIMGATGPTGDTGPTGATGITGATGITGATGPTGATGITGTTGATGPTGATGITGATGPTGATGITGATGATGTTGATGPTGATGVTGATGATGITGATGITGATGITGATGPTGATGITGATGATGATGATGATGATGATGITGATGPTGPTGETGATGTSITATYAFANNTSGTAISVLLGGTNVPLPNNQNIGPGITVSGGNTVFTAANAGNYYISYTINITASLLVSSRITINGAPLAGTINSPALATTSFSATIITTLAAGSAISLQLFGLLAVATLSTTTPGAVLTIIRLS
- a CDS encoding long-chain-fatty-acid--CoA ligase, with amino-acid sequence MEKPWLKSYPEEIPSTISYDIQPLHGYLEKTASRYPEKKALHFLGKDVTFSDFHDKVKKFANYLQRLGVEKGDRVAIMLPNCPQSVIGYYGTLLAGGIVVQTNPLYTERELEYQLHDSGAKVILCLDLVFPRVTNVQNATKLEHIIVTRIADFLPFPKNLLYPFVQKKQANLVVNVSESETIHLWKSVERESTADVEVPCDPENDLALLQYTGGTTGFPKGVMLTHKNLVSNTLMGAHWLYNCKEGEEVILGVLPFFHVYGMTAVMNLSIMQGYKMVLIPKFDMKMVFEAIKKHKVTLFPGAPTIYIALLNSPLLKEYDISSIQACISGSAPLPVEVQEEFESVTGGKLVEGYGLTESSPVTHGNFLWEKRVPGSIGVPWPDTEAIIMSLETGEALPPGEIGEIVVKGPQIMKGYWNKPEETAAVLQDGWLHTGDVGYMDEDGFFYVKDRKKDMIVASGFNVYPREVEEVLYEHEKVQEVVTIGVPDPYRGETVKAFVVLKEGAECSEEELDQFARKYLAAYKVPKVYEFRDELPKTTVGKILRRVLIDEEKRKNEDEQTG
- a CDS encoding TetR/AcrR family transcriptional regulator; translation: MNDYSFSHLLEGDSKVKKNRPKYNQIIDAAVIVIAENGYHQAQVSKIAKQAGVADGTIYLYFKNKEDILISLFQEKMGEFVETIRQKTAGIESAIAKLFMLVETHFLLLSQNDPLAIVTQLELRQSNQDLRLKINEVLKGYLQVMDEILETGIKQGEFQADLNVRVARQMIFGTVDEVVTNWVMSDHKYDLVALSKTVHGLLIAACGYRQ
- a CDS encoding enoyl-CoA hydratase; the encoded protein is MLKFLSVRVEDHIAVATLNHGPANAMSSQVMHDVTELIDQVEKDDNIRVVVIHGEGRFFSAGADIKEFTSVTEAKQATELAQLGQVTFERVEKCSKPVIAAIHGAALGGGLEFAMSCHMRFVTESAKLGLPELTLGLIPGFAGTQRLPRYVGKAKACEMMLTSTPITGAEALKWGLVNGVFSEETLLDDTLKVAKQIAGKSLATTRAVLELLQTTKSSHYYEGVQREAQIFGEVFTSEDGREGVAAFLEKRKPSFSGR